A stretch of DNA from Cryptomeria japonica chromosome 4, Sugi_1.0, whole genome shotgun sequence:
attacaaaagaTAATAGACATAGTCATGATGAGATCTTGATTGAGGAGGACAAGCAActggatgaaatcatacttaatATGGTCgatttaaatggagatgaatccaagatGGTGAAAGCTCTTAAGAGACAACCGGATTGGGTGTTGCAAAAACTAGGAATAAACagagatacaattcaaagccctaggccagaagaaattgaagacaaaagtaaaggtcAAGAAAATAGGCCAGCAattcctaaatatagtccccctcatatgcaaagaatagagaagccttttgtaacttatgataacccGTTATTGAATGGaactagaagatggagggatgtacatagggatcaaagtgaagaaaggcatGAGGATGGAAGATGGAATGGAAATAGGGGAAATGATGGGAACtggaataacacaaataggggtaaccataCAGGAGGTAATGGGTATGGCAATAGTCAAAATAATGGatataatagaggtaacaatggcaacTATGGAAATGGCAATGGTGGAGATAGGAACAATAATAATGGCAATAGAGGTAATAATGGAAACAATGGCAATAGTAATGACAGTGGAAACAgtgggaacaatggtaattatggcaacaatggtggattcaatagaggaagtatgAACAATCAAGGCAACCATCATGTCGACAGACAgtctatgatcattgaaagatacaaacaattggatttcactggcattgttggttatACAAATCAGATCACTAGTAATTTAAAATCAGCAATCCCCAAATTCTCAGGGAATGGAACTGATTTAGtagaacaacatgtagttaatgtaaaaaatatcattgaagaatttgagtttcctcatgaggatatattcatgaagttatttgttcaatctttgacagaagatGCAGGGGAATGGTATAGGAATCTTCCTCATGGATGTATCGACAATTGGGATGAGTTTTTAACgttgttcttggaagaatttgtagatcacaatgatccttcatttgcatcccatgagttaacaagtataaagaaaaatcataatgaatcagttgctgagtttaacaaaagatttaataaagtattaaatagaatacccagagatgtcaCACATGTTGATTCTtttctgattaacttttatttgagtgcttttgaaagcaaaactcattatgagattttgtATCATAGACAtgat
This window harbors:
- the LOC131875156 gene encoding uncharacterized protein LOC131875156 — its product is MGRWRDVHRDQSEERHEDGRWNGNRGNDGNWNNTNRGNHTGGNGYGNSQNNGYNRGNNGNYGNGNGGDRNNNNGNRGNNGNNGNSNDSGNSGNNEDAGECKTHYEILYHRHDTLQQAFNIAATIENNRKVAGKIAKRDDPKLYNPRVPKKDNLTQIMDMHKDIVRGKNKELMGRPFEQQLIVVDSDTYEESTVEEEREDQLTADLLELWDVSVT